The following proteins are encoded in a genomic region of Pseudoxanthomonas suwonensis 11-1:
- a CDS encoding peptidylprolyl isomerase, which translates to MSRRLSAIFLAASALLSLPVAGVAQAQQQLQPVERIAAIVEEDVILQSELDLALRNVMAQYAGRESQLPPRPVLERQVLERLVLTRLQVARARQQGIRVSEQEVNQAVAMIAQQNGLTLDGLRQRLASDGLSFEEFRRSLNEEITVQRLRQGFIQRINVSEGEIDAALAREATGSRQYRLAHILVALPDGATAEQITTGQRKVEGILNVINKGEMDFAAAAVRYSDSPNALEGGDLGWRSLDEIPSAFAQQILQLQPGEIFGPVRGPSGFQLLRLTEVRDSAQAPAQTVTEYHVRHILVRVNDRQDAATARAKIDTLRARIAGGADFQEVAREASEDNSTRGQGGDLGWFPADAYGPEFGGQVTALEDGQVSQPFRTDAGWHIIERVARRETDVTDDNRRAQIRDTIGRRKLEEEYERYLQEMRGEAYVVFRVGDRAEPVAN; encoded by the coding sequence ATGAGCCGACGCCTTTCCGCGATTTTCCTGGCGGCCTCCGCCCTGCTGTCCCTTCCCGTCGCCGGCGTGGCCCAGGCCCAGCAGCAGCTGCAGCCGGTCGAACGCATCGCCGCGATCGTGGAAGAGGACGTGATCCTGCAGAGCGAGCTGGACCTGGCCCTGCGCAACGTCATGGCCCAGTACGCCGGCCGCGAGAGCCAGCTGCCGCCGCGCCCGGTGCTCGAGCGCCAGGTGCTCGAGCGCCTGGTCCTGACCCGCCTGCAGGTCGCGCGTGCGCGCCAGCAGGGCATCCGCGTCAGCGAGCAGGAGGTCAACCAGGCCGTCGCCATGATCGCCCAGCAGAACGGCCTGACCCTGGACGGGCTGCGCCAGCGCCTGGCTTCCGACGGCCTGTCGTTCGAGGAGTTCAGGCGTTCGCTGAACGAGGAGATCACCGTCCAGCGCCTGCGCCAGGGCTTCATCCAGCGCATCAACGTCAGCGAGGGCGAGATCGACGCCGCCCTCGCCCGCGAGGCCACCGGCAGCCGCCAGTACCGCCTGGCGCACATCCTGGTCGCGCTGCCCGACGGCGCCACCGCCGAGCAGATCACCACCGGCCAGCGCAAGGTCGAGGGCATCCTCAACGTCATCAACAAGGGCGAGATGGACTTCGCCGCCGCCGCGGTGCGCTACTCCGACAGCCCCAACGCGCTGGAAGGCGGCGACCTGGGCTGGCGTTCGCTGGACGAGATCCCGTCGGCGTTCGCCCAGCAGATCCTGCAGCTGCAGCCGGGCGAGATCTTCGGCCCGGTGCGCGGCCCCAGCGGCTTCCAGCTGCTGCGCCTGACCGAGGTGCGCGACAGCGCCCAGGCCCCGGCACAGACCGTCACCGAGTACCACGTCCGCCACATCCTGGTCCGCGTCAACGACCGCCAGGACGCCGCGACCGCCCGCGCCAAGATCGACACCCTGCGCGCGCGCATCGCCGGCGGCGCCGACTTCCAGGAAGTCGCGCGCGAGGCCTCCGAGGACAACAGCACCCGCGGCCAGGGCGGCGACCTGGGCTGGTTCCCGGCCGATGCCTACGGCCCGGAATTCGGCGGCCAGGTGACCGCGCTGGAGGACGGCCAGGTCTCGCAGCCGTTCCGCACCGACGCCGGCTGGCACATCATCGAGCGCGTCGCCCGTCGCGAGACCGATGTCACCGACGACAACCGCCGCGCCCAGATCCGCGACACCATCGGCCGCCGCAAGCTCGAAGAGGAATACGAGCGCTACCTGCAGGAAATGCGGGGCGAGGCCTACGTGGTGTTCCGCGTCGGCGACCGCGCCGAGCCCGTCGCCAACTGA
- a CDS encoding cob(I)yrinic acid a,c-diamide adenosyltransferase, with protein MGNRLSKIYTRTGDDGSTGLGDGSRTGKDSLRVTAYGTVDEANSAIGVVLAAPGVPDDIRQLLTMVQHQMFDLGGELCIPGHAAITAADVAALEQALDRYNEALPPLKDFILPAGGEAAARCHLARTIVRRAEREAVALSRAETVRGEAVHYLNRLSDLLFVLARVLARAAGEGEVLWRNDRRHPAA; from the coding sequence ATGGGCAACCGGCTGTCGAAGATCTACACCCGCACCGGCGACGACGGTTCGACCGGCCTGGGCGACGGCAGCCGCACCGGCAAGGACTCGCTGCGGGTGACCGCCTACGGCACCGTGGACGAGGCCAACTCCGCCATCGGCGTGGTCCTGGCCGCGCCGGGCGTGCCCGATGACATCCGCCAGCTGCTGACCATGGTCCAGCACCAGATGTTCGACCTTGGCGGCGAGCTGTGCATCCCTGGCCATGCGGCCATCACCGCAGCCGACGTGGCCGCGCTGGAGCAGGCGCTGGACCGCTACAACGAAGCCCTGCCGCCGCTGAAGGACTTCATCCTCCCGGCCGGTGGCGAGGCCGCGGCGCGCTGCCACCTGGCCCGCACCATCGTCCGCCGCGCCGAGCGCGAGGCCGTGGCCCTGTCGCGCGCCGAAACCGTCCGCGGCGAGGCGGTGCATTACCTCAACCGCCTGTCCGACCTGCTGTTCGTGCTGGCCCGGGTGCTGGCCCGCGCCGCCGGCGAGGGCGAGGTGCTGTGGCGCAACGACCGGCGCCACCCCGCCGCCTGA
- the lptD gene encoding LPS assembly protein LptD — protein MRTPLRLLPLSVGIAFALPALADEKPLNWDLCPAQEVLPAFREAPPADPELAQSRNEQPTDIEGDELSGTETTPQYQGNVALVRGDQFLGTDQLRFDTESGRYVAEGNVRYQDSGIRIVADRAEGSQDDDSHVITNIRYQLVDRRGNGGADSISMRGPVGQMYHSTYSTCDPDQRAWELRAQRIDVDNDEGFGVARNAVLRMGRFPVLYVPWIKFPVDDRRRTGLLYPSVSTSGRNGFDYRQPIYLNLAPNYDATLTPRIMTKRGLMLDTEFRYLYEGGRGILEGGYMPNDDLRDRDRGRFEFRGYHNIDRHWQARASLGWVSDDRFVEDFSNRLAGVSASYLQSTAGVYGSGQHWSAGAMAEYYQLTDYTLNDGHLPYGRLPRLYANWQQPLGRWLDAGIYAEAVRFEHAERPGGSRLDLKPYISARLGGPAWYATPTLAWRFTGYQLDQDLADQQDGERNPTRSLPVASVDAGMYFDRETSWDGERFLHTLEPRLFYLYAPYRDQDGLPLFDTRPFTFSWGQLFRDNRYSGADRQTDANQLTIALSTRLIRQEDGREKLSASLGQIRYFEDSRVLAPGETPVAQGKSAWVADANYMINDRWNLGASYQWDPKFRREDLASIRARYLWPDDGVVNLTYRYRRDLLEQADFSFLYPINPTWSLVGRYYHSISDDKLLEAIAGVQWDSCCLAVRAMARRYVRNREGDLDNALQVEFVLKGLGSAGQDTERSLRRAILGYHRDDLYLVPPSNTTPDPDDYDPNLIP, from the coding sequence CTGCGAACTCCCCTGCGCCTGCTGCCGCTGTCCGTGGGCATTGCCTTCGCCCTGCCCGCCCTGGCCGACGAGAAGCCGCTGAACTGGGACCTGTGCCCTGCGCAGGAGGTCCTGCCCGCGTTCCGCGAGGCGCCGCCGGCCGATCCCGAACTGGCCCAGTCGCGCAACGAGCAGCCCACCGACATCGAGGGCGACGAGCTCAGCGGCACCGAGACCACCCCGCAGTACCAGGGCAACGTCGCCCTGGTCCGCGGCGACCAGTTCCTCGGCACCGACCAGCTGCGCTTCGACACCGAGAGCGGGCGCTACGTGGCCGAGGGCAACGTGCGCTACCAGGACTCCGGCATCCGCATCGTCGCCGACCGCGCCGAGGGCAGCCAGGACGACGACAGCCACGTCATCACCAACATCCGCTACCAGCTGGTCGACCGCCGCGGCAACGGCGGCGCCGACTCGATCTCCATGCGCGGCCCGGTCGGGCAGATGTACCACTCGACCTACAGCACCTGCGACCCCGACCAGCGGGCGTGGGAGCTGCGCGCGCAGCGGATCGACGTGGACAACGACGAGGGCTTCGGCGTGGCCCGCAACGCGGTGCTGCGCATGGGCCGCTTCCCGGTGCTGTACGTGCCGTGGATCAAGTTCCCGGTGGACGACCGCCGCCGCACCGGCCTGCTCTACCCCTCGGTGAGTACCTCCGGGCGCAACGGCTTCGACTACCGCCAGCCGATCTACCTCAACCTGGCACCGAACTACGACGCCACCCTGACCCCGCGCATCATGACCAAGCGCGGGCTGATGCTGGACACCGAGTTCCGCTACCTCTACGAGGGCGGCCGCGGCATCCTCGAGGGCGGCTACATGCCCAACGACGACCTGCGCGACCGCGACCGCGGGCGCTTCGAGTTCCGCGGCTACCACAACATCGACCGCCACTGGCAGGCACGCGCCAGCCTGGGCTGGGTCAGCGACGACCGCTTCGTCGAGGACTTCTCCAACCGCCTGGCCGGGGTGTCCGCGTCCTACCTGCAGAGCACCGCCGGCGTGTACGGCAGCGGCCAGCACTGGAGCGCCGGCGCGATGGCCGAGTACTACCAGCTGACCGACTACACCCTCAACGACGGGCACCTGCCGTACGGCCGCCTGCCGCGGCTGTATGCCAACTGGCAGCAACCGCTGGGCCGCTGGCTGGACGCCGGCATCTATGCGGAGGCGGTGCGCTTCGAGCATGCCGAGCGTCCCGGCGGCAGCCGCCTGGACCTGAAGCCGTACATCTCCGCGCGCCTGGGCGGGCCGGCCTGGTACGCCACCCCGACCCTGGCCTGGCGCTTCACCGGCTACCAGCTGGACCAGGACCTGGCCGACCAGCAGGACGGCGAGCGCAACCCCACCCGCAGCCTGCCGGTGGCCAGCGTCGACGCCGGCATGTACTTCGACCGCGAGACCAGCTGGGACGGCGAGCGCTTCCTGCACACCCTCGAGCCGCGCCTGTTCTACCTGTACGCGCCCTACCGCGACCAGGACGGCCTGCCGCTGTTCGACACCCGGCCGTTCACCTTCAGCTGGGGCCAGCTGTTCCGCGACAACCGCTATTCCGGCGCCGACCGCCAGACCGACGCCAACCAGCTGACCATCGCCCTCAGCACCCGCCTGATCCGCCAGGAAGACGGCCGCGAGAAGCTCTCGGCCAGCCTCGGCCAGATCCGCTACTTCGAGGACTCGCGCGTGCTGGCCCCGGGCGAGACCCCGGTGGCGCAGGGCAAGTCGGCCTGGGTGGCCGACGCCAACTACATGATCAACGACCGCTGGAACCTCGGCGCCTCGTACCAGTGGGACCCCAAGTTCCGCCGCGAGGACCTGGCCAGCATCCGCGCCCGCTACCTGTGGCCGGACGACGGCGTGGTCAACCTGACCTACCGCTACCGCCGCGACCTGCTGGAGCAGGCCGACTTCTCGTTCCTGTACCCGATCAACCCGACCTGGAGCCTGGTCGGCCGCTACTACCACTCGATCAGCGACGACAAGCTGCTGGAGGCGATCGCCGGCGTGCAGTGGGACAGCTGCTGCCTGGCCGTGCGCGCCATGGCCCGCCGCTACGTGCGCAACCGCGAGGGCGACCTCGACAACGCGCTGCAGGTGGAGTTCGTGCTCAAGGGCCTGGGTTCGGCCGGCCAGGACACGGAGCGAAGCCTGCGCCGTGCTATTCTCGGGTATCACCGCGACGACCTGTACCTGGTCCCGCCGAGCAACACCACGCCCGATCCGGACGACTACGATCCGAACCTCATCCCGTGA
- the pdxA gene encoding 4-hydroxythreonine-4-phosphate dehydrogenase PdxA has translation MALPRLALVPGEPAGIGPELCVRVAQAPRTDCSLVALADPEVLAAAAAALGLPLNLLPADAVARQPGDLPLHPVRNAVAVQFGRPDPRNARAVVDALLGAAEGCVRGVYQGMVTGPVQKSTINEGGIAYTGTTELLAGHAGREVVMMLANDIVRVALATTHLPLRKVADAIDAPLLRQVLGILHSAMREDFGIADPVVAVLGLNPHAGEDGHLGREELDVVIPVLEALRAEGMHLVGPLPADTAFLPGRLRGFDAVLAMYHDQGLPVLKYSGFERAVNLTLGLPYPRVAVDHGTALDLAGKGLADPSSLEAAVTTCARMAAQRMQR, from the coding sequence ATGGCGCTCCCGCGGCTGGCGCTGGTTCCCGGCGAACCGGCCGGGATCGGTCCCGAACTCTGCGTGCGCGTGGCCCAGGCCCCGCGCACCGACTGCAGCCTGGTCGCCCTCGCCGACCCTGAGGTCCTGGCCGCCGCCGCCGCGGCGCTGGGCCTGCCGCTGAACCTCCTGCCCGCCGATGCCGTCGCCCGCCAGCCGGGCGACCTGCCGCTGCATCCGGTCCGCAATGCCGTCGCCGTGCAGTTTGGCCGGCCGGACCCGCGCAACGCCCGCGCCGTGGTCGACGCCCTGCTCGGCGCCGCCGAAGGCTGCGTGCGCGGCGTGTACCAGGGCATGGTCACCGGCCCGGTGCAGAAGTCGACCATCAACGAGGGCGGCATCGCCTACACCGGCACCACCGAACTGCTCGCCGGCCATGCCGGGCGCGAGGTGGTGATGATGCTGGCCAACGACATCGTCCGGGTGGCGCTGGCGACCACCCACCTGCCGCTGCGCAAGGTCGCCGACGCGATCGACGCGCCGCTGCTGCGCCAGGTGCTGGGCATCCTGCACAGCGCGATGCGCGAGGACTTCGGCATCGCCGATCCGGTGGTCGCGGTGCTGGGCCTCAACCCGCACGCCGGCGAGGACGGCCACCTCGGCCGCGAGGAACTGGACGTGGTGATCCCGGTGCTGGAGGCGCTGCGCGCCGAAGGCATGCACCTGGTCGGCCCGCTGCCGGCCGATACCGCCTTCCTGCCCGGCAGGCTGCGCGGCTTCGACGCGGTGCTGGCCATGTACCACGACCAGGGCCTGCCGGTGCTCAAGTACAGCGGCTTCGAGCGCGCGGTGAACCTGACCCTGGGCCTGCCCTACCCGCGCGTGGCGGTCGACCACGGCACCGCCCTGGACCTGGCCGGCAAGGGCCTGGCCGATCCCTCCAGCCTGGAAGCCGCGGTCACCACCTGCGCGCGGATGGCGGCGCAGAGGATGCAGCGCTAA
- a CDS encoding potassium transporter Kup, giving the protein MSAASSPNPPAGHGHAAHGPGGSHLALVLGAIGVVFGDIGTSPLYTLKEAFSPHYGLTSDHDTVLGVLSLAFWSLMVVVTLKYVTIIMRADNDGEGGIMALMALAQRTLRNGSRSAYVVGILGIFGASLFFGDGVITPAISVLGAMEGLEVAAPGLHNFIVPLTIVVLVVLFAGQRFGTAKVGKVFGPVTMLWFVAIAAIGAWNIIKAPEVLKAFNPWWAAAFFADHGWHGVFILGAVVLAVTGGEALYADMGHFGARPIRHGWYFFVLPCLVLNYLGQGALVLEHPELVRNPFYESVPAWALYPMIVLATMAAVIASQAVITGAFSIGRQAMQLGYIPRMRIKHTSSEAIGQIYVPGINWMLMVMVIGLVLVFRSSSNLAVAYGISVSATMLIDTLLLALVARALWPNGRRWILALCIPFFFIDVAFVVANGAKLLQGAWFPVVLGIVLFTLMRTWSRGRALLREEIRKDGIRVDTFLPGLMLAPPVRVPGTAIFLTADPGLVPHALLHNLKHNKVLHERNVFLTVETLPVPYAPVERRIRVDAIGDDFHRVVVRFGFMETPDVPLALMRACDREGLSMDPMDTTYFASRENVVAGARRGMPTWRDKLFAVMHRNAAPASGFFRIPGNRLVELGAQVEI; this is encoded by the coding sequence ATGTCCGCAGCGTCATCGCCGAACCCTCCCGCCGGCCACGGGCATGCCGCCCATGGTCCCGGAGGCTCGCACCTGGCCCTGGTGCTGGGCGCCATCGGCGTCGTGTTCGGCGACATCGGCACCAGCCCGCTGTACACGCTCAAGGAAGCGTTCTCGCCGCACTACGGCCTGACCAGCGACCACGACACCGTGCTGGGCGTGCTGTCGCTGGCCTTCTGGTCGCTGATGGTGGTGGTCACCCTGAAGTACGTGACCATCATCATGCGCGCCGACAACGACGGCGAGGGCGGCATCATGGCGCTGATGGCCCTGGCCCAGCGCACCCTGCGCAACGGTTCCCGCTCGGCGTACGTGGTCGGCATCCTCGGCATCTTCGGCGCCTCGCTGTTCTTCGGCGACGGCGTGATCACCCCGGCCATCTCCGTGCTCGGCGCGATGGAGGGCCTGGAGGTGGCCGCACCGGGGCTGCACAACTTCATCGTGCCGCTGACCATCGTGGTACTGGTGGTGCTGTTCGCCGGCCAGCGTTTCGGCACCGCCAAGGTCGGCAAGGTGTTCGGCCCGGTGACCATGCTGTGGTTCGTGGCCATCGCCGCGATCGGCGCCTGGAACATCATCAAGGCGCCGGAGGTACTCAAGGCCTTCAACCCGTGGTGGGCGGCGGCGTTCTTCGCCGACCATGGCTGGCACGGGGTGTTCATCCTCGGCGCCGTGGTGCTGGCGGTGACCGGCGGCGAGGCGCTTTACGCGGACATGGGCCACTTCGGCGCGCGCCCGATCCGCCACGGCTGGTACTTCTTCGTGCTGCCCTGCCTGGTGCTCAACTACCTGGGCCAGGGCGCGCTGGTGCTGGAGCATCCGGAGCTGGTGCGCAACCCGTTCTACGAATCGGTGCCGGCCTGGGCGCTGTACCCGATGATCGTGCTGGCGACCATGGCCGCGGTGATCGCCTCGCAGGCGGTGATCACCGGCGCGTTCTCGATCGGCCGCCAGGCCATGCAGCTGGGCTACATCCCGCGCATGCGCATCAAGCACACCTCCAGCGAGGCCATCGGCCAGATCTACGTGCCGGGCATCAACTGGATGCTGATGGTGATGGTGATCGGCCTGGTGCTGGTGTTCCGCAGCTCCTCCAACCTGGCCGTGGCCTACGGCATCTCGGTCTCGGCCACGATGCTGATCGACACCCTGCTGCTGGCGCTGGTGGCGCGCGCGCTGTGGCCGAACGGCCGGCGCTGGATCCTGGCGCTGTGCATCCCGTTCTTCTTCATCGACGTGGCCTTCGTGGTCGCCAACGGCGCCAAGCTGCTGCAGGGCGCGTGGTTCCCGGTGGTGCTGGGCATCGTCCTGTTCACCCTGATGCGCACCTGGAGCCGCGGCCGCGCGCTGCTGCGCGAGGAGATCCGCAAGGACGGCATCCGCGTGGACACCTTCCTGCCGGGCCTGATGCTGGCGCCGCCGGTGCGGGTGCCGGGCACGGCGATCTTCCTCACCGCCGATCCCGGCCTGGTGCCGCATGCGCTGCTGCACAACCTCAAGCACAACAAGGTGCTGCACGAGCGCAACGTGTTCCTGACCGTGGAAACCCTGCCGGTGCCGTACGCGCCGGTGGAGCGGCGGATCCGGGTCGATGCGATCGGCGACGACTTCCACCGCGTGGTGGTGCGCTTCGGCTTCATGGAAACCCCGGACGTGCCGCTGGCGCTGATGCGCGCCTGCGACCGCGAGGGCCTGTCCATGGACCCGATGGACACCACCTACTTCGCCAGCCGCGAGAACGTGGTCGCCGGCGCCCGCCGCGGCATGCCGACCTGGCGCGACAAGCTGTTCGCGGTCATGCACCGCAACGCCGCGCCGGCGTCCGGCTTCTTCCGCATCCCGGGCAACCGCCTGGTCGAGCTGGGCGCGCAGGTCGAGATCTGA
- the ruvB gene encoding Holliday junction branch migration DNA helicase RuvB yields MSEHRSILGAGATREDEALEASIRPQRLDEYLGQQPVREQLGIYIEAARARGEALDHVLIFGPPGLGKTTLSHVIANELGVNLRVTSGPVIEKAGDLAALLTNLQPHDVLFIDEIHRMSPVVEEVLYPAMEDFQIDIMIGEGPAARSIKLDLPPFTLIGATTRAGLLTAPLRDRFGIVQRLEFYTPEELTKIVRRSARILGIDCEADGAGEIARRARGTPRIANRLLRRVRDYAQVRAGGRIDMDVAQAAMAMLKVDPEGFDELDRRLLNTIIGHFDGGPVGVESLAASLSEERGTLEDVIEPYLIQQGFLVRTARGRMATSKAYRHLGLAVPTRETGELF; encoded by the coding sequence ATGAGCGAACACCGCAGCATCCTCGGCGCCGGCGCCACCCGCGAGGACGAGGCCCTCGAGGCCTCGATCCGGCCGCAACGCCTGGACGAATACCTCGGCCAGCAGCCCGTGCGCGAGCAGCTGGGCATCTACATCGAGGCCGCCCGCGCCCGCGGCGAGGCGCTGGACCACGTGCTGATCTTCGGCCCGCCGGGCCTGGGCAAGACCACGCTGAGCCACGTCATCGCCAACGAGCTGGGGGTGAACCTGCGGGTGACCTCCGGCCCGGTGATCGAGAAGGCCGGCGACCTGGCCGCGCTGCTGACCAACCTGCAGCCGCACGACGTGCTGTTCATCGACGAGATCCACCGCATGTCGCCGGTGGTCGAGGAAGTGCTCTATCCGGCGATGGAGGACTTCCAGATCGACATCATGATCGGCGAGGGCCCGGCCGCGCGCTCGATCAAGCTGGACCTGCCGCCGTTCACCCTGATCGGCGCCACCACCCGCGCCGGCCTGCTGACCGCGCCGCTGCGCGACCGCTTCGGCATCGTCCAGCGCCTGGAGTTCTACACGCCGGAGGAGCTGACGAAGATCGTGCGGCGCTCGGCGCGGATCCTGGGCATCGACTGCGAGGCCGACGGCGCCGGCGAGATCGCGCGCCGCGCGCGCGGCACCCCGCGTATCGCCAACCGCCTGCTGCGCCGGGTGCGCGACTACGCCCAGGTCCGGGCCGGTGGACGCATCGACATGGACGTGGCGCAGGCGGCGATGGCCATGCTCAAGGTCGACCCGGAAGGTTTCGACGAACTCGACCGGCGCCTGCTCAACACCATCATCGGCCACTTCGACGGCGGCCCGGTGGGCGTGGAATCGCTGGCCGCCTCGCTGTCGGAGGAGCGCGGCACGCTCGAGGACGTGATCGAGCCCTACCTGATCCAGCAGGGCTTCCTGGTCCGCACCGCGCGCGGACGCATGGCCACGTCCAAGGCCTACCGCCACCTTGGGCTGGCGGTGCCTACCCGGGAGACCGGCGAGCTGTTCTGA
- a CDS encoding histone deacetylase family protein → MLAWTHPACLAHDTGPDHPEQPARLQVVIDALQHHCPALDWREAPPARRGDLCRVHTAEMVDQVLAPVTCGIQHIDAETVISPGSARAAVHAAGAGLAAVDAVVAGPDRIAFCAVRPPGHHATADTAMGFCLVNNIAVAAAYARDQHGIERIAIVDFDVHHGNGTQAIFREDPAVAYFSTHQSGLYPHTGHNRERGVGNLHNVLLPPGSGGFRFRNTWADQLLPMLDDFRPQLLMISAGFDAHLSDPLADLMLEAGDFAWLTSELLAIALRHGQGRVVSMLEGGYNLDALAECCVAHVKALGG, encoded by the coding sequence ATGCTCGCCTGGACCCATCCCGCCTGCCTGGCCCATGACACCGGTCCGGACCATCCGGAGCAACCGGCGCGCCTGCAGGTGGTGATCGACGCCCTGCAGCACCATTGTCCCGCCCTGGACTGGCGCGAGGCGCCGCCGGCGCGGCGCGGCGACCTGTGCCGGGTGCATACCGCGGAAATGGTCGACCAGGTGCTGGCGCCGGTGACCTGCGGGATCCAGCATATCGACGCGGAAACCGTGATCTCGCCCGGCTCGGCGCGCGCGGCGGTGCATGCCGCCGGTGCCGGCCTGGCCGCGGTCGACGCGGTGGTGGCCGGCCCCGACCGGATCGCGTTCTGCGCGGTGCGCCCGCCCGGCCACCACGCCACCGCCGACACGGCGATGGGCTTCTGCCTGGTCAACAACATCGCCGTGGCCGCCGCCTACGCGCGCGACCAGCACGGCATCGAGCGCATCGCCATCGTCGATTTCGACGTCCACCACGGCAACGGCACCCAGGCGATCTTCCGCGAGGATCCGGCGGTGGCGTACTTCAGCACCCACCAGTCCGGGCTGTACCCGCACACCGGCCACAACCGCGAGCGCGGGGTCGGCAACCTGCACAACGTGCTGCTGCCGCCCGGCAGCGGCGGTTTCCGCTTCCGCAACACCTGGGCCGACCAGCTGTTGCCGATGCTGGACGACTTCCGCCCGCAGCTGCTGATGATCTCGGCCGGCTTCGACGCCCACCTGTCCGATCCGCTGGCCGACCTGATGCTGGAGGCCGGGGATTTCGCCTGGCTGACCAGCGAACTGCTGGCGATCGCCCTGCGCCACGGCCAGGGCCGGGTGGTGTCGATGCTGGAGGGTGGCTACAACCTGGATGCCCTCGCCGAGTGCTGCGTGGCCCACGTGAAGGCACTCGGCGGCTGA